The stretch of DNA AAAACCCCTCTTTTCACAACGGACCAGCACTTTTATTTGGTGTCCCAGCATAGAAAACTGACGCTTTATGATTAAATTAAGCACACAATTCCCCTCGGCATAAAGAATGATATTGGTATCAAGTGACTTCATTTTAAGCTCCGGTTTACTCCTTAATATGTCCCTTTATGATCTCTTCTTTTGCTTCCTCCCAGGAATAAGATCTGCTTTGAGCTTGGGGCTTTGAGCTTAACTGAGCCAGATTATGAAGATCCCCACAAGCACCAGGATTGATCCCACAATCACCGGGGTCACGACCATCGGGCAGATACCCCATAAGCCGATTCTCTTCTCGATCTCTATGAGGAAGGTGAGAAATACGGGTGTGATAAACAGGAAAGAACCAGCTTTTGATGCTTCAACCAAACTTAAAGCCTGATACCACAAGAGATAAGAAATAGCTGAGCAGACCACACCGAGAATCAAGATGAGCATCCAACCGCCCGTGGGAATCCTCAAAAAAGCCGTTCCTTCCCTGTACAAGGCAAAAGGGATCAAGGGAATTGTCCCCAAAGTGATGGTCACGGTGGTTGCGGTCAGAGGGTCGTATTTGGCGATGATCTTCTTCCCCATGACGGTAAATATCGCCCAAAGGACTGCTGCGAGAAGGATCCAAATCTCAAGATTAGAAAACCTGGTGAAAGGAGAAAAGGTGCTTGGTCTTTCCCAATTTGCCACGATGCAAATCATGCCCAAAAAGGATGCAGAGGCACCGACTATCTTCCTGAAATTGATTCTCTCGTAGAGGAGAAAGAAAGAAAAAATGAAGATAAAAATGGGAGCGGTATTGAGTAAAAAGCAAACATCGGAAGCTGGAGGAGCGTATGAGTACCTCTCGATGACTTGGAAAAGCTGAGCAAGGGTTACTCCAGCGAAACTGGCACTTAAAAAGTTGATCAGCGATGAGCGATCAACCATGAGCGATCGGATGTTTTTGATAAATTCGCGTTGAGATAGGCGACTGCTACCGATTAGTGCCACGAGAAAGACGGTGGCTATGAAGAATCTTGAGGCAATGAAAGTTGCCTTGGGAATGGAATCGAGTCCGATGATGGTTAATAGGAAGGAAAGCGCCCAAGTGAGAATGAAGGTTGTAAGTAGGGCAATGGCTTTTGCAAGGTCTCTGGTTTTCAGATGAATCCCTCCCCAAATGTAGAAACAGACCTTTAGGTCTATTAGCTTCGAGCCCCAAGAAAGAGGATACAGGATGCATGATACAGGATGTGGGATGTAGGATGCAAGCTTAATTGACAAGTCCCATTTATTTGTTAACATAATTATGTATATTCCCACCCAAATTTAATCGATTTTTGACGAGCGATGAGCGAAGGTCTAAAGACCTGTTTCTACACGAGTTAGTCATTGCGAGGACGAAGCGACGAAGCAATCCCAAACATTGAGATTGCCACACCTCGATAAATCGAGGCTTCGTATCGGCGATTATCGAGTCAT from Actinomycetota bacterium encodes:
- a CDS encoding DMT family transporter; amino-acid sequence: MLTNKWDLSIKLASYIPHPVSCILYPLSWGSKLIDLKVCFYIWGGIHLKTRDLAKAIALLTTFILTWALSFLLTIIGLDSIPKATFIASRFFIATVFLVALIGSSRLSQREFIKNIRSLMVDRSSLINFLSASFAGVTLAQLFQVIERYSYAPPASDVCFLLNTAPIFIFIFSFFLLYERINFRKIVGASASFLGMICIVANWERPSTFSPFTRFSNLEIWILLAAVLWAIFTVMGKKIIAKYDPLTATTVTITLGTIPLIPFALYREGTAFLRIPTGGWMLILILGVVCSAISYLLWYQALSLVEASKAGSFLFITPVFLTFLIEIEKRIGLWGICPMVVTPVIVGSILVLVGIFIIWLS